A genomic stretch from Vicinamibacterales bacterium includes:
- a CDS encoding phosphoketolase family protein, giving the protein MARRSTIRTCSSRASSATAKQRPLRSPLSWHSNKFLNPVHDGAVLPILHLNGYKIAGPTVLARIPREELEALVRGYGYSPYVVEGDDPMDMHQRMASTLDTVVADIHRIQRDARANGFTVRPRWPMVILRSPKGWTGPEVVDGKQTEGSFRSHQVPMGDMSRPGHVEILETWLKSYRPQELFDEAGRLIPELAALAPAGERRMSANPRANGGLVLRDLQLPALRDYAVTVTRPGAVDAEATRVQGEFIRDVIKHNPDNFRVFSPDETNSNRWNAVFEVTNRCSIAEILPADDHIAPDGRVMEVLSEHQCEGWLEGYLLTGRHGFFSCYEAFIHIIDSMFNQHAKWLKVSNEIPWRRPIASLNYLLTSHVWRQDHNGFSHQDPGFIDVVANKTASVIRVYLPPDANTLLSVTDHCLRSRNYVNVVVAGKQPSPQWLDMDAAIAHCTAGLGIWPWASNDRGGEPDVVMACCGDVPTLETLAAVQLLGSHFPDLRVRVINVVNLMKLQPQTEHPHGLSDEEFDALFTTDKPIVFAYHGYPSLIHQLTYRRTNHHNLHVRGFKEEGTTTTPFDMVVLNDLDRFHLVGDVIARVPALGPRAAHVQQTMRAKLLEHGLYIAEHGEDMPEIRNWRWSQGTEQGTVA; this is encoded by the coding sequence ATGGCGCGGCGTTCGACAATCCGGACCTGCTCGTCGCGTGCGTCGTCGGCGACGGCGAAGCAGAGACCGCTGCGCTCGCCACTGAGTTGGCACTCGAACAAGTTTCTCAATCCCGTCCACGACGGCGCCGTGCTGCCGATCCTGCACTTGAACGGCTACAAGATTGCGGGCCCGACCGTTCTGGCGCGCATTCCTCGCGAGGAATTGGAGGCACTCGTCCGCGGCTACGGATACTCACCCTATGTCGTCGAAGGCGACGACCCGATGGACATGCACCAGCGGATGGCCTCGACACTCGACACCGTGGTCGCCGACATTCATCGCATCCAGCGCGATGCCCGCGCCAACGGGTTCACGGTGCGGCCGCGCTGGCCCATGGTCATCCTCCGATCGCCAAAGGGCTGGACCGGCCCGGAGGTGGTTGATGGGAAGCAGACCGAAGGCAGCTTCCGCTCGCATCAGGTCCCGATGGGCGACATGAGTCGACCGGGCCACGTGGAGATTCTGGAAACATGGCTGAAGAGCTACCGGCCGCAAGAACTGTTCGACGAGGCGGGTCGGCTCATCCCCGAGCTGGCGGCATTGGCTCCGGCAGGGGAGCGTCGCATGAGTGCCAATCCCCGCGCCAACGGTGGCCTGGTGCTGCGCGACCTCCAGCTGCCGGCCCTCCGTGACTACGCCGTCACGGTAACTCGCCCGGGCGCAGTCGACGCCGAGGCGACGCGCGTCCAGGGCGAGTTCATCCGCGACGTCATTAAGCACAACCCCGACAATTTCCGCGTCTTCAGCCCGGACGAGACGAACTCGAACCGGTGGAACGCGGTGTTCGAGGTGACGAATCGTTGCTCAATCGCGGAGATCCTTCCGGCCGACGATCACATCGCACCCGATGGCCGCGTGATGGAGGTGTTGAGCGAGCACCAGTGCGAAGGCTGGCTGGAAGGCTACCTGCTGACGGGCCGCCACGGGTTCTTCTCCTGCTACGAAGCGTTCATTCACATCATCGATTCCATGTTCAACCAGCACGCCAAGTGGTTGAAGGTGTCGAATGAGATCCCGTGGCGCCGGCCGATTGCATCCCTCAACTATCTGCTCACGTCCCACGTCTGGCGGCAGGACCATAACGGCTTCAGCCATCAGGACCCGGGCTTCATCGACGTGGTCGCGAACAAGACCGCCAGCGTCATCCGGGTCTACCTGCCGCCCGACGCGAACACCCTGCTCTCGGTCACCGACCACTGCCTGCGCAGCCGCAACTACGTCAATGTCGTCGTCGCCGGCAAGCAACCGTCGCCGCAGTGGCTGGATATGGACGCGGCCATCGCGCACTGCACGGCCGGCCTCGGTATCTGGCCGTGGGCCAGCAACGATCGGGGCGGCGAGCCGGATGTCGTCATGGCCTGCTGCGGCGATGTGCCGACGCTCGAAACGCTTGCGGCGGTCCAGTTGCTGGGGAGCCATTTCCCCGACTTGAGAGTGCGGGTGATCAACGTCGTCAATCTCATGAAGCTCCAGCCGCAGACCGAGCACCCCCATGGGTTGAGCGACGAAGAGTTCGATGCGCTCTTCACCACCGACAAGCCGATCGTCTTTGCCTATCACGGGTATCCCTCGCTCATTCATCAACTGACCTATCGCCGCACGAATCATCACAACCTGCACGTGCGGGGCTTCAAGGAAGAAGGCACGACGACCACCCCCTTCGACATGGTCGTGCTGAACGACCTTGACCGCTTTCACCTGGTCGGCGACGTCATCGCCCGCGTGCCTGCGCTCGGTCCCCGCGCCGCCCATGTCCAGCAAACCATGCGCGCCAAGCTGCTTGAGCACGGGCTATACATCGCCGAGCACGGTGAGGACATGCCGGAGATTCGCAACTGGAGATGGAGCCAGGGCACAGAACAGGGAACAGTGGCGTGA
- a CDS encoding acetate/propionate family kinase, with protein MVSPSSVLAINRGSSSIKFAVYQTDPHLKTSLTGKLDRVGLGGTTLAWQATERGRSEGRTEAPDGESGARFLTDWLEARPEWSTVTAMGHRVVHGLAHSEPARVTTELLDELHRAGPYAPDHLPREIALIEAFRERHPDLPQVACFDTAFHAAMPRVATVLPIPRRYQAKGVRRYGFHGLSYAYLMEELGRAAGPQAANGRVILAHLGNGASMAAVQAGMSIDTSMGFTPAAGLVMSTRTGDLDPGLMSFFALTERMTPQQFNEMVHHESGLLGVSEISSDMRDLLAREAGDVRAAEAVALFCYQARKWVGAFAAALGGLDTLVFSAGIGEQSASIRARICEGLGFLGIELHDARNADHAAVISTDASRVTVRIIPTNEELMIARSVSRVLGLDGHITEPDA; from the coding sequence ATGGTTTCCCCCTCGTCGGTGCTCGCGATCAATCGCGGCTCATCGAGCATCAAGTTCGCGGTGTATCAGACCGACCCTCATCTGAAGACGTCCCTGACGGGGAAGCTCGACCGAGTAGGATTGGGCGGCACGACGCTGGCGTGGCAGGCGACGGAACGCGGGCGAAGCGAGGGCCGGACGGAGGCGCCGGACGGCGAATCTGGAGCGCGGTTTCTGACCGACTGGCTCGAAGCCCGGCCGGAATGGTCGACCGTGACAGCGATGGGGCATCGCGTCGTTCATGGACTGGCGCACTCCGAGCCGGCTCGAGTCACCACTGAGTTGCTTGACGAACTGCATCGCGCCGGACCGTATGCGCCGGATCACCTGCCCCGCGAGATCGCGCTGATCGAGGCGTTTCGCGAGCGCCATCCGGACCTGCCGCAGGTGGCCTGCTTTGACACCGCGTTTCACGCCGCGATGCCGCGCGTCGCCACGGTGTTGCCGATTCCGCGGCGCTACCAGGCGAAGGGCGTTCGGCGGTACGGCTTTCACGGCCTGTCCTATGCCTATCTCATGGAAGAACTCGGCCGGGCCGCGGGACCTCAAGCCGCAAACGGACGCGTGATCCTCGCCCACCTGGGCAATGGGGCCAGCATGGCCGCCGTCCAGGCAGGCATGAGCATCGACACCAGCATGGGTTTTACTCCCGCGGCCGGATTGGTCATGAGCACGAGGACGGGCGACCTGGACCCAGGACTGATGTCGTTCTTTGCGCTCACCGAGCGAATGACGCCGCAGCAGTTCAATGAGATGGTCCATCACGAATCGGGGCTGCTCGGCGTCTCGGAGATCAGCTCCGACATGCGCGACCTGCTCGCGCGTGAAGCCGGGGACGTCCGGGCCGCGGAAGCGGTGGCGCTGTTCTGCTACCAGGCCAGGAAGTGGGTGGGCGCTTTCGCCGCCGCCCTCGGCGGGCTGGACACTTTGGTGTTCTCGGCTGGCATTGGGGAACAGAGCGCCTCGATTCGTGCCCGCATCTGCGAGGGCCTGGGCTTCCTTGGCATCGAACTGCATGACGCGCGCAACGCGGATCACGCGGCGGTGATCTCCACGGATGCGAGCCGCGTCACTGTTCGCATCATTCCCACGAACGAAGAGCTGATGATTGCCCGCTCGGTGTCCCGCGTGCTCGGCCTGGACGGACACATAACGGAACCTGACGCATGA